One region of Marivirga arenosa genomic DNA includes:
- a CDS encoding C40 family peptidase, whose translation MTQHKFRKIYSTKLIFFTLIVIFLSGCVGSKKRKIRERRLDTIIQTARSYVGTPYKWGGVNRSGMDCSGLLYVSFKAGDVNIPRVSSDQAKVGKKVKFHKLERGDLVFFAMGKRRRKITHVGLVTEVRGKNDVRFIHASSSLGVIEANIYTDYYTKKFRKARRYF comes from the coding sequence GGAAAATATATTCCACCAAACTGATATTCTTTACATTGATTGTCATATTCTTATCGGGATGTGTCGGTAGTAAAAAAAGAAAAATCAGAGAAAGACGATTGGATACCATTATACAAACTGCCCGCTCATATGTGGGCACTCCCTATAAATGGGGTGGTGTTAATCGTTCCGGTATGGATTGTTCAGGATTACTTTATGTGAGTTTTAAAGCTGGTGATGTAAATATTCCGAGAGTATCTTCTGACCAGGCTAAGGTGGGGAAAAAGGTAAAATTTCATAAGCTTGAAAGAGGTGATTTAGTCTTTTTTGCGATGGGGAAAAGGCGTAGGAAAATTACCCATGTAGGCTTAGTAACTGAAGTAAGAGGCAAAAATGATGTACGGTTTATCCATGCTTCATCCAGCCTTGGTGTAATTGAGGCCAATATTTATACTGATTATTATACCAAAAAATTCAGGAAAGCAAGGCGCTATTTTTAG
- the nadC gene encoding carboxylating nicotinate-nucleotide diphosphorylase, with translation MSYQYLTKENIQQFIKQALEEDIRDGDHSSLAAIPKGTKNTAQLIIKDEGVLAGVEMAQHIFKAVDPSLELELFKKDGEWVKRGEIGLKVHGESASILSAERLVLNCLQRMSGIATYTHNLNKLISHTSCKLLDTRKTTPNFRIAEKWAVQIGGGQNHRFGLFDMVMLKDNHNDFAGGITASVNATKAYLKEHKLDLRIEVETRNIEEVKEALAVGGVDVIMLDNMEVDEMKKAVEIIDGQCETEASGGITEDTIAAKAETGVDYISVGALTHSYKSLDMSLKAVS, from the coding sequence TTGTCATATCAATATTTAACGAAGGAGAATATTCAGCAATTCATCAAGCAAGCATTAGAAGAGGATATTCGTGACGGGGATCATTCTTCATTGGCTGCGATTCCAAAAGGAACCAAAAATACTGCACAGTTAATCATTAAAGATGAAGGAGTATTAGCTGGAGTGGAAATGGCTCAGCACATATTCAAAGCTGTTGACCCTTCATTAGAATTAGAACTTTTCAAAAAGGATGGTGAATGGGTGAAGAGAGGTGAAATTGGTCTAAAAGTGCACGGAGAATCAGCATCAATTCTTTCAGCGGAGCGTTTAGTGTTGAATTGCTTACAAAGAATGAGTGGTATAGCGACTTATACTCATAATCTAAATAAGCTTATATCGCATACTTCTTGCAAATTATTAGATACACGGAAAACGACTCCTAACTTCAGAATCGCTGAAAAGTGGGCGGTTCAAATTGGAGGAGGACAAAACCATAGATTTGGTCTATTTGATATGGTAATGTTAAAGGATAACCATAATGATTTTGCAGGAGGAATAACTGCTTCTGTGAATGCGACCAAAGCCTATTTAAAGGAGCATAAATTAGATTTGAGAATTGAAGTCGAAACCCGAAATATTGAGGAGGTAAAAGAGGCTTTAGCAGTTGGTGGTGTTGATGTCATTATGTTGGATAATATGGAAGTTGATGAAATGAAAAAAGCAGTTGAAATCATTGATGGTCAATGTGAAACGGAAGCATCTGGAGGTATCACGGAAGATACAATTGCAGCCAAAGCAGAAACAGGAGTTGATTATATATCGGTCGGAGCCTTGACTCATTCCTATAAAAGTTTGGACATGAGTTTGAAAGCGGTTTCCTGA
- the purN gene encoding phosphoribosylglycinamide formyltransferase encodes MSSVKRLAIFASGSGTNAEKIMHYFAEQNNIEVACVITNKKNAGVLERASKASVPSIRFPKADFDQPTALIEYLKSKEVDFIILAGFLLKISPQLISAYPDRIINIHPALLPKYGGKGMYGHFVHEAVIDNMEKESGITIHLVNENYDEGRIIFQAKCEVSPEMNPDQLAAKVQQLEHQHFPKVIEEYVNKFEKAS; translated from the coding sequence ATGAGTTCAGTAAAAAGACTCGCTATTTTTGCTTCTGGCTCTGGTACCAATGCAGAGAAAATTATGCATTATTTTGCTGAGCAGAATAACATTGAGGTAGCTTGTGTTATTACAAATAAGAAAAACGCAGGTGTTTTAGAACGTGCTTCTAAAGCATCTGTTCCTTCTATCCGATTTCCTAAAGCGGACTTTGACCAGCCTACAGCTCTAATTGAATATTTAAAATCAAAAGAGGTAGACTTTATTATACTTGCGGGCTTTTTATTAAAAATTTCTCCTCAACTTATTAGTGCTTATCCTGATCGCATTATCAATATTCATCCTGCCCTATTGCCAAAATATGGTGGAAAAGGGATGTATGGTCATTTCGTACATGAAGCAGTAATTGATAATATGGAAAAGGAAAGCGGTATCACCATTCATTTGGTAAATGAAAATTATGATGAAGGCCGTATCATCTTTCAGGCAAAATGTGAAGTTTCACCAGAAATGAATCCAGATCAATTAGCAGCAAAAGTGCAGCAATTAGAGCATCAGCATTTCCCAAAAGTGATTGAGGAGTATGTGAATAAATTTGAAAAAGCTAGTTAA
- a CDS encoding rod shape-determining protein translates to MGIFDFFSSDIAIDLGTANTLIIHKDKIVVDEPSIIAIDKATNKVLAIGRQAMQMHEKTHENIKTIRPLKDGVIADFHAAEHMIRGMIKMIDGGKRSFMPSSHRMVICIPSGITEVEKRAVRDSAEHAGAKEVYMIHEPIAASIGIGVDIEQPVGSMVVDIGGGTTEIAVIALSGIVCDQSIRVAGDTFTKDILDYMRRQHNLLIGERSAEKIKIEVGAALTELDDGPEDYEIRGRDLMTGIPKVIKVSYSEIAFAIDKSVSKIEEAVLKALEISPPELSADIYDNGIHLTGGGALLRGLDKRLALKTKLPIHVADDPLRAVVRGTGLALKNLNHYKAVLMS, encoded by the coding sequence ATGGGGATATTTGATTTCTTTTCAAGTGACATAGCCATCGATTTAGGTACAGCCAATACCTTAATTATTCATAAAGATAAGATAGTAGTAGACGAACCTTCTATTATTGCCATTGATAAGGCAACTAATAAGGTTTTAGCCATTGGTCGTCAGGCCATGCAGATGCATGAAAAGACTCACGAAAACATAAAAACAATTCGTCCTTTAAAAGACGGGGTGATTGCAGATTTCCATGCTGCGGAACATATGATTCGTGGAATGATTAAAATGATTGACGGTGGCAAAAGAAGCTTTATGCCTTCTTCCCACAGAATGGTGATTTGTATTCCTTCAGGAATTACGGAAGTTGAAAAAAGAGCAGTACGAGATTCAGCTGAGCATGCTGGCGCTAAGGAAGTATACATGATACACGAACCTATCGCAGCGAGTATCGGTATTGGCGTTGACATTGAGCAGCCGGTTGGTTCTATGGTAGTTGATATTGGAGGAGGTACTACAGAAATTGCGGTTATAGCTTTGTCGGGTATTGTTTGTGATCAATCCATCAGAGTAGCCGGTGATACATTTACTAAAGATATTCTAGATTATATGCGTAGGCAGCATAACCTATTAATAGGTGAGCGATCTGCGGAAAAAATAAAAATTGAAGTTGGGGCAGCCCTAACGGAATTAGATGACGGTCCGGAAGATTATGAAATCAGAGGTCGTGATTTAATGACAGGGATTCCTAAAGTTATTAAAGTTTCTTATTCTGAAATAGCTTTTGCGATTGATAAGTCTGTATCAAAAATTGAAGAGGCCGTGTTGAAAGCATTGGAGATTTCACCGCCCGAATTGTCAGCTGATATTTATGACAATGGAATTCATTTAACTGGTGGAGGTGCTTTATTAAGAGGACTTGATAAACGCCTAGCCCTTAAAACTAAATTGCCAATTCACGTGGCAGATGATCCGCTAAGAGCAGTAGTTCGCGGAACAGGCCTAGCTTTGAAAAATTTAAATCATTACAAAGCAGTTTTAATGAGTTAA
- the mrdA gene encoding penicillin-binding protein 2, translating to MIENRKYIIQGLIILVGLVFIGKLFSIQVMDSRYKLAAENNVINKVVQYPYRGLILDRNNKIIVHNTPVYDIMVVPKEVEVEDTTAFCNLFDITEKEFEEKINKAKSYSYIKQSLFFPQLSNEEFAKIQTRLVEYKGFYPVARTVRKYPEPVLANGLGYIGEVSKRQLQRDTSNYYKQGDFIGISGIEAAYEEELRGKRGVKYKLVNVRGIEKGSFNDGQFDTLSVPGNNLVTTIDLELQKYAEYLMEDKVGSIVAIEPSTGEILAFVNSPSYDPNLLAGRNYSKNFSKLNQDTLKPLFNRPIMAQYRPGSVFKLVQSLIALQEGVIRPSTRTVCNRGIINCHGAHTNEDLHGAIKFSCNPYFYQTFRKIIQQGEVEGMNRDARVGLTKWNNYLSDLGFGRKLGVDIPNESKGLVPDTTYYDYYYKRNSWNFYTIYSLSIGEGELLTTPLQVANLASILANRGYFIRPHMVKGIDTPDSYYKLEFEKEKTGIDSVHFKTVVDAMAEIVDGTARIARVKDVEIAGKTGTVQNKNSFDHSAFMAFAPKENPQIAISVYVENAGWGGGVAAAITGLLIEKYIKGEVASNRAWVENYVMTKAYLNNL from the coding sequence ATGATTGAAAACAGAAAGTACATTATTCAGGGTCTGATTATTTTAGTAGGATTAGTTTTTATAGGAAAGCTTTTTTCTATTCAAGTAATGGACAGCAGATATAAGCTGGCTGCTGAGAATAATGTCATCAATAAAGTTGTCCAATATCCATACAGAGGGTTAATTCTAGATAGAAATAATAAAATTATAGTTCATAACACACCTGTTTATGATATCATGGTGGTACCCAAAGAAGTAGAAGTAGAGGATACCACCGCCTTTTGTAATCTTTTTGATATAACAGAAAAAGAGTTTGAAGAGAAAATCAATAAGGCAAAATCCTATTCCTACATTAAACAATCATTATTCTTTCCTCAATTAAGCAATGAAGAATTTGCTAAAATTCAAACACGTTTAGTGGAATACAAAGGTTTCTATCCCGTTGCCAGAACAGTGAGGAAATATCCAGAACCAGTTTTGGCGAATGGTTTAGGCTATATAGGCGAAGTAAGTAAACGGCAGCTCCAAAGAGACACTTCTAACTATTATAAACAAGGTGACTTTATTGGGATTTCTGGAATAGAGGCTGCTTATGAGGAAGAGTTAAGAGGAAAACGAGGAGTGAAATATAAACTCGTAAACGTTAGGGGTATAGAGAAAGGGTCTTTCAATGATGGTCAGTTCGATACGCTTTCAGTACCAGGAAATAATTTGGTTACTACTATTGATTTAGAGCTTCAGAAATATGCTGAATATTTGATGGAGGATAAAGTGGGAAGTATAGTAGCCATTGAACCCTCAACTGGTGAAATCTTGGCATTTGTTAATAGTCCCTCTTATGACCCTAATCTTTTAGCAGGAAGAAATTACAGTAAGAATTTTAGCAAGCTAAATCAGGATACGCTTAAGCCATTATTTAACAGACCCATCATGGCCCAGTATCGCCCGGGTTCAGTTTTTAAACTGGTGCAATCACTTATTGCATTGCAAGAAGGTGTAATTAGGCCCTCAACCAGGACAGTATGTAATCGTGGAATTATTAATTGTCATGGGGCTCATACCAATGAAGATTTACATGGGGCGATAAAATTTTCTTGTAATCCTTATTTCTATCAAACTTTCAGAAAAATAATTCAACAAGGCGAAGTAGAAGGCATGAATCGTGATGCAAGAGTTGGGCTTACAAAATGGAATAATTACTTAAGTGATTTAGGTTTTGGAAGAAAACTAGGAGTTGATATTCCGAATGAAAGTAAAGGGCTAGTTCCAGACACAACCTATTATGACTATTATTATAAAAGAAACAGCTGGAATTTTTACACGATCTATTCACTAAGTATTGGGGAAGGTGAATTACTTACTACGCCTCTTCAAGTAGCGAACTTAGCTTCAATTCTTGCGAATAGAGGGTATTTTATTAGGCCTCATATGGTGAAAGGAATTGACACGCCCGATTCATACTATAAACTTGAGTTTGAAAAGGAGAAAACCGGCATTGATTCAGTTCATTTTAAAACGGTAGTAGATGCCATGGCTGAAATTGTGGATGGTACAGCCAGAATTGCTAGGGTGAAAGATGTAGAAATTGCAGGAAAAACAGGGACTGTTCAAAATAAGAATAGCTTCGATCACTCAGCCTTTATGGCTTTTGCTCCTAAAGAGAATCCGCAAATTGCCATTTCAGTATATGTTGAAAATGCCGGTTGGGGTGGTGGTGTTGCTGCTGCCATTACAGGTTTGTTAATTGAAAAATATATTAAAGGAGAAGTTGCTTCAAACAGAGCCTGGGTTGAAAATTATGTGATGACTAAAGCCTATTTGAATAATTTATGA
- the rodA gene encoding rod shape-determining protein RodA, which yields MRRQDSIWNRVDWLLITVFFLLVLLGWLNIYAVVYDAEQAQNIFSFDLNSGKQLVWIAGSVVIIITIMILDFKFFDSFAYYIYGGFIVLLILVLFFGREIAGNQSWFVFGPVRLQPSEFTKFATALAIAKYFSSRNVRLDRFNEQIKSSLFVLVPMGLIIMQGDVGTALVFISFILVYYREGLPSFYVITGVSAAIIFILTLLIDQLYLTIGVIVIATVIVVINNKRLKNIGITILVSVLVIGVIQSVDYVVSDVLKPHQQNRLKALVNPDADPLGYGWNVTQSKIAIGSGGTFGKGFLEGTQTKFDFVPEQSTDFIFCTIGEEHGWAGSFILIFLFLVLMIRIIFLAERQKSNFARIYGYAVAGIFFFHFGINIGMTIGLFPVAGIPLPFFSYGGSSLWSFTILLFTLIKLDAHRMQVLTR from the coding sequence ATGAGAAGACAGGATAGCATTTGGAATAGAGTTGATTGGCTGTTGATCACAGTGTTTTTCCTTCTTGTATTGTTAGGTTGGCTGAATATTTATGCGGTTGTTTACGATGCTGAGCAAGCTCAAAATATTTTCAGCTTCGATCTTAACTCAGGTAAACAATTGGTATGGATTGCGGGCTCAGTTGTGATCATTATTACCATTATGATATTGGATTTCAAGTTCTTCGATTCCTTTGCGTATTATATTTATGGTGGGTTTATAGTATTACTGATCCTTGTGTTATTCTTTGGTAGGGAGATTGCTGGTAATCAATCCTGGTTTGTATTTGGTCCAGTACGATTACAACCTTCGGAGTTCACAAAATTTGCCACGGCTTTAGCCATAGCCAAATACTTCAGTAGCCGAAATGTCAGATTAGATCGTTTTAATGAGCAGATTAAATCCTCTTTGTTTGTTTTAGTCCCAATGGGCTTAATTATTATGCAAGGTGATGTGGGGACAGCTTTAGTTTTCATCAGTTTTATACTGGTTTATTATCGGGAAGGACTGCCTTCTTTTTATGTGATAACGGGTGTATCTGCAGCAATTATTTTCATACTTACCTTATTGATTGACCAGCTCTATTTAACTATAGGTGTGATTGTTATTGCTACTGTTATAGTCGTAATTAATAATAAGCGATTGAAAAATATCGGAATCACTATATTGGTGTCAGTCTTAGTAATTGGTGTAATTCAAAGTGTGGATTATGTGGTTTCAGATGTATTGAAGCCACACCAGCAGAACCGATTAAAAGCTCTGGTAAATCCTGATGCTGATCCATTAGGTTACGGTTGGAATGTGACCCAGTCAAAAATCGCAATTGGTTCTGGCGGTACTTTTGGAAAGGGCTTTTTAGAAGGGACTCAAACTAAATTTGACTTTGTTCCGGAACAAAGTACTGACTTTATTTTCTGCACTATAGGAGAAGAGCACGGCTGGGCAGGAAGCTTTATTTTGATATTCCTTTTCTTAGTATTGATGATAAGAATTATATTCCTAGCAGAACGGCAAAAGTCAAATTTTGCAAGAATTTATGGTTATGCTGTGGCAGGAATTTTCTTTTTCCACTTTGGGATTAACATCGGGATGACCATTGGTTTATTTCCCGTTGCTGGTATTCCTTTGCCTTTCTTTAGTTATGGAGGTTCATCGCTTTGGTCTTTTACCATTCTACTATTTACACTAATTAAGTTAGATGCACATAGAATGCAGGTACTGACCAGATGA
- the mreC gene encoding rod shape-determining protein MreC, whose translation MRRLFQFIYQYRAFFLFLLLEVLSAWLVVNHNDYISASYFNSSSAFVGNVYENKQAVQDYFALADVNKNLAEENEILRNRLSGDSILIDTTENAIPFGLSGQYEFVSGKVVNNSVHRFRNYFTLNIGEKDGVKEGMGVINPKGVVGKVKSVSKNFSTAYSALHSKLLISALIEDTKTLCTVRWSGEDPTEISLEYVPRHIQVKEGMLVVSSGFDSIFPEGVKIGTIKEVELNEESTFYDITLSLSADFFSLDYVYVIGNKLKQEKDSLETELVIEDE comes from the coding sequence ATGCGTAGGTTATTTCAGTTTATTTATCAATATAGAGCTTTCTTCCTCTTCCTATTATTGGAGGTGTTAAGTGCGTGGTTAGTAGTAAACCATAATGATTACATTAGCGCATCTTATTTTAATTCTTCTAGTGCATTTGTGGGCAATGTTTATGAAAATAAACAAGCCGTGCAAGATTATTTTGCTCTTGCAGATGTTAATAAAAATTTAGCGGAAGAAAACGAGATTTTAAGAAACCGTCTTTCTGGTGATAGTATTTTAATTGATACAACAGAAAACGCAATCCCTTTTGGTTTATCCGGACAATATGAATTTGTAAGCGGGAAAGTGGTGAATAATTCAGTGCATCGATTCCGAAACTACTTTACTTTAAATATTGGTGAGAAAGATGGAGTAAAGGAAGGCATGGGTGTAATCAATCCAAAAGGAGTAGTGGGAAAAGTAAAAAGTGTATCCAAAAACTTTTCAACTGCTTATTCAGCACTCCATAGTAAACTCTTGATATCCGCATTAATTGAAGATACCAAAACTTTATGTACCGTAAGATGGTCGGGTGAGGATCCTACAGAAATATCTTTAGAATATGTTCCTCGCCATATCCAAGTAAAGGAAGGAATGCTAGTGGTGAGTTCAGGATTTGATTCTATTTTTCCTGAAGGGGTAAAAATAGGAACCATAAAAGAAGTAGAATTAAACGAAGAATCTACTTTTTATGATATTACACTTTCTTTATCCGCTGATTTTTTCAGCTTAGATTATGTATATGTAATCGGAAATAAATTAAAGCAGGAAAAAGACTCTTTAGAAACAGAATTAGTTATAGAAGATGAATAG
- the purH gene encoding bifunctional phosphoribosylaminoimidazolecarboxamide formyltransferase/IMP cyclohydrolase gives MSVRKIQSALISVFHKDNLEPIIKLLKDKGVTIYSTGGTQKFIEEQGAEVIPVEDLTSYPSILGGRVKTLHPKVFGGILGRRDLESDKAQLQEYDIPEIDLVIVDLYPFEQTVASGASEQDIIEKIDIGGISLIRAAAKNFKDVVIVASQNQYADLEKVLEEKDGSTDLNDRKAFAIHAFNVSSHYDTAIFNYFNEEDSIKGFKHSISESKTLRYGENPHQEGVFFGDLEELFDQLNGKELSYNNLVDVDAAVSLIEEFDNETAFAILKHTNACGMALGSTVKEAYQKAFAADTLSAFGGVLITNATVDKEAAEEMHSLFFEILIAPDFTEEALEILKGKKNRILLKKKTNLSTKKQFKSLLNGVIEQDRDLHTDSKSDLKVVTKEAPSNEEEKALLFASKICKHTKSNTIVLANNGQLLASGVGQTSRVDALKQAIEKAKVFGFDLNGAVMASDAFFPFPDCVEIADQAGITAVIQPGGSIKDQDSIDYCDAHGMRMVTTGIRHFKH, from the coding sequence ATGTCAGTTAGAAAAATCCAATCAGCACTAATTTCAGTATTTCACAAAGATAATCTTGAGCCTATTATCAAATTATTAAAGGATAAAGGCGTAACAATATATAGTACGGGTGGTACTCAAAAGTTTATTGAAGAGCAAGGAGCGGAGGTAATCCCAGTAGAGGACCTCACTAGTTATCCTTCAATCTTGGGGGGAAGAGTGAAAACTTTACACCCCAAAGTGTTTGGTGGAATTTTAGGCAGAAGAGATTTAGAATCTGATAAAGCCCAATTACAAGAATATGACATTCCTGAAATTGATTTAGTAATTGTAGACTTATATCCATTTGAGCAAACTGTAGCCTCAGGTGCAAGCGAGCAAGATATTATCGAGAAAATTGACATAGGTGGAATTTCTTTGATTAGAGCAGCAGCTAAAAATTTCAAAGATGTTGTGATTGTTGCTTCACAAAACCAATATGCTGATTTAGAAAAAGTATTAGAAGAGAAAGACGGAAGCACTGACCTAAACGACAGAAAGGCTTTTGCTATTCATGCTTTTAATGTTTCTTCACATTACGATACCGCAATCTTTAATTATTTTAATGAAGAGGATTCCATAAAAGGCTTTAAGCATAGCATTTCTGAAAGTAAAACTTTACGTTATGGTGAAAACCCTCACCAAGAAGGTGTATTCTTTGGAGATTTAGAAGAGCTTTTTGATCAATTAAACGGTAAAGAATTATCCTATAATAATTTAGTAGATGTTGATGCAGCGGTTTCTTTAATTGAAGAATTTGATAATGAAACCGCCTTTGCAATTCTCAAACATACGAATGCATGCGGTATGGCATTAGGCTCAACCGTAAAAGAAGCGTATCAAAAAGCGTTTGCGGCAGATACTCTTTCTGCTTTTGGTGGAGTTTTAATTACTAATGCTACTGTTGATAAAGAGGCTGCGGAAGAAATGCATTCTTTATTCTTCGAAATCTTAATTGCTCCTGATTTCACCGAAGAAGCATTAGAAATATTAAAAGGGAAGAAAAACAGAATTTTGCTGAAGAAGAAAACCAATCTTTCTACCAAAAAACAATTCAAGAGCTTATTGAATGGTGTTATTGAGCAAGATAGAGACCTTCATACAGACAGTAAATCAGACTTAAAAGTTGTTACAAAAGAAGCGCCTTCTAATGAGGAGGAAAAAGCACTATTATTTGCTTCGAAAATTTGCAAACATACGAAATCAAACACTATTGTGTTAGCCAATAATGGTCAGTTGCTAGCAAGTGGAGTAGGCCAAACTTCAAGAGTAGACGCTTTAAAGCAAGCGATTGAAAAGGCGAAAGTGTTCGGATTTGATTTGAATGGAGCCGTAATGGCATCTGATGCCTTTTTCCCATTTCCTGATTGTGTAGAAATTGCAGACCAAGCTGGAATTACTGCAGTTATTCAACCAGGAGGTTCAATAAAAGATCAGGATAGTATTGATTATTGTGATGCTCACGGTATGAGAATGGTGACTACCGGGATTAGACATTTTAAACATTAA
- a CDS encoding Rod shape-determining protein MreD: MNSSNNLKQILIWVLFVASQILFAQNFVLYNRAFCFVYVGFLLLLPLGFSRLNTLLIGVVTGFVIDLFYNSLGTHMAAMTFIAFLRPIWLNAITPRGGYENIDTPSVKDLSLSWFLAYALPLMFLHLAVVFFIEAGGFHMFFYVISKVLLSTLLTVLVLVILQYLFYSKGRYS, encoded by the coding sequence ATGAATAGTAGCAATAACTTAAAGCAAATACTAATCTGGGTGCTATTTGTCGCATCGCAAATCTTATTTGCACAAAACTTTGTGCTCTATAATCGTGCATTCTGTTTCGTTTATGTAGGTTTTTTATTGTTGTTGCCTTTGGGCTTTTCCAGACTTAATACCTTGTTGATAGGGGTTGTCACTGGTTTTGTTATCGATTTATTTTACAACAGCTTAGGAACTCATATGGCTGCAATGACGTTCATAGCGTTCCTTCGTCCTATTTGGTTAAATGCTATTACGCCAAGAGGAGGCTACGAAAATATTGATACCCCTTCTGTTAAGGATTTAAGTTTATCATGGTTTTTAGCTTATGCATTACCGCTGATGTTCCTTCATTTGGCAGTAGTTTTTTTCATTGAGGCCGGAGGATTTCACATGTTTTTTTATGTGATATCAAAAGTATTATTGAGCACTTTATTAACCGTATTGGTGTTAGTAATTCTACAATATCTATTTTATTCTAAGGGAAGATATTCATGA
- a CDS encoding ion transporter → MELLRKIVLESNTKKGKTFDLVIQLLIVLSIINFTLSTIKGKSESYYNFLNTFEKVTVIIFTVEYLLRVVLEKKKLKFIISYFGLIDLIAIIPFYLSTGVDLRSLRALRLLRVFKFFRYSKTLYRISKAIKIAKQELILFFSLTCILLYLAAVGIYYFENQAQPEVFKSIFDSLWWAVATLTTVGYGDLYPITIGGRIFTFFILMIGLGIVSIPAGIIASAVSKAREEE, encoded by the coding sequence ATGGAGCTATTAAGAAAAATAGTATTAGAAAGTAATACCAAAAAAGGTAAGACTTTCGATTTGGTAATTCAACTCTTAATAGTTCTTTCAATAATAAACTTTACATTATCTACCATAAAAGGTAAATCAGAGTCTTACTATAACTTTTTAAATACTTTTGAAAAAGTAACAGTAATAATTTTTACAGTTGAATATTTATTACGGGTAGTATTAGAAAAGAAAAAACTGAAATTTATAATTAGTTATTTTGGTCTAATAGATCTTATTGCTATAATTCCATTTTATTTATCAACAGGAGTAGACTTGCGCTCTTTAAGAGCCTTGAGATTATTAAGAGTTTTTAAATTTTTTAGATATTCTAAAACACTGTATAGAATTTCAAAAGCAATAAAAATTGCAAAGCAGGAATTAATATTATTTTTCTCATTAACCTGCATTTTATTGTACCTAGCAGCTGTAGGCATATATTATTTTGAAAATCAAGCTCAACCGGAAGTTTTTAAATCAATTTTTGATTCTTTATGGTGGGCAGTTGCGACATTAACTACTGTAGGTTATGGAGATTTATATCCGATTACAATTGGAGGAAGAATCTTTACATTTTTCATTTTAATGATCGGCTTAGGTATTGTTTCTATTCCTGCTGGAATAATTGCTAGTGCGGTATCAAAAGCAAGAGAAGAAGAGTAA
- a CDS encoding YcxB family protein, with translation MLVKTKKYKLDNGTYIKTGLKNIVKEQWWVFLIAAAICAGYAWIPNIWWFIGSFIALLLYFLFWLIQFAGVTQLEQYKILFERLSYEISSQQILIKLNTKQGMPIKWDQIKSAKVGKNAFTLVLSKAQFVYLPFKVFKTENEIKFVETILKRKELIKS, from the coding sequence ATGCTAGTAAAAACAAAAAAATATAAGCTGGATAACGGTACTTACATTAAGACGGGCTTAAAAAACATTGTGAAAGAACAGTGGTGGGTCTTTTTAATTGCAGCAGCAATCTGTGCAGGTTACGCTTGGATTCCCAACATTTGGTGGTTTATAGGTTCTTTTATAGCCCTATTATTATATTTCCTTTTCTGGTTAATCCAATTTGCTGGGGTAACACAGTTGGAGCAGTATAAAATTCTATTTGAAAGATTGTCTTACGAAATCAGCTCACAACAAATTTTAATAAAACTGAATACTAAGCAAGGAATGCCGATCAAATGGGATCAGATAAAATCTGCCAAAGTGGGCAAGAATGCTTTTACCTTAGTATTATCTAAAGCACAATTTGTATATCTTCCTTTCAAGGTTTTCAAAACAGAAAACGAAATAAAGTTTGTAGAAACTATCTTGAAAAGAAAGGAACTTATTAAATCATGA